The Carassius carassius chromosome 9, fCarCar2.1, whole genome shotgun sequence genome includes a region encoding these proteins:
- the LOC132149448 gene encoding noelin-2-like isoform X2, whose product MHLFSAMFLLLMLSTIPSEALYPSPEEGWQIYSSAQDADGKCICTVVAPAQNMCNRDPRSRQLRQLMEKVQNITQSMEVLDLRTYRDLQYVRDTENLMKTVDGKLKTASENARSLNPKSFQELKDKVTQLLPLLPVLEQYKADARMILRLREEVRNLSLVLMAIQEEMGAYDYEELRQRVLLLETRLHSCMQKLGCGKLTGVSNPITVRASGSRFGSWMTDTMIPSSDNRVWSMDGYFKGRRVLEYRTMNDFMKGQNFVQHLLPHPWAGTGHVVYNGSLYYNKYQSNIIIKYHFRSRSILVQRSLSGAGYNNTFPYSWGGSSDIDLMADENGLWAVYTTIPNAGNIVISRLEPQSLEVLQTWDTGFPKRSAGESFMICGTLYVTNSHLAGAKIYFAYYTNTSTYEYTDIPFHNQYSHISMMDYNPRERVLYTWNNGHQVLYNVTLFQVIKTSED is encoded by the exons GCCCTGTATCCGAGCCCAGAGGAGGGCTGGCAGATCTACAGCTCGGCACAGGATGCAGATGGGAAATGTATCTGCACAGTTGTGGCTCCAGCACAGAACATGTGTAATCGAGACCCACGCAGCAGACAGCTCCGTCAGCTTATGGAGAAG GTTCAGAATATCACTCAATCCATGGAGGTGCTAGATCTGAGGACATACAGAGACCTGCAGTATGTGAGAGACACAGAGAACCTCATGAAAACAGTGGACGGCAAACTGAAGACTGCCTCTGAAAATGCACGCAGCCTCAACCCCAAGAGTTTTCAG GAGTTAAAGGACAAGGTTACTCAGCTGCTTCCCCTGCTGCCAGTGCTGGAGCAGTACAAGGCAGATGCAAGAATGATCCTTCGGCTGAGGGAGGAGGTGAGGAATCTGTCTCTGGTACTAATGGCAATTCAAGAGGAAATGGGAGCCTATGACTACGAGGAGCTCAGGCAGCGAGTGCTACTACTGGAGACTCGTCTTCACTCATGCATGCAGAAACTCG GTTGCGGCAAGCTAACTGGCGTAAGTAACCCCATCACTGTCCGCGCCTCAGGGTCAAGGTTCGGCTCCTGGATGACTGACACAATGATCCCCAGCTCCGATAATAGG GTATGGTCAATGGACGGTTACTTTAAGGGACGCCGTGTGCTGGAGTATCGCACAATGAATGACTTCATGAAGGGCCAGAACTTTGTGCAGCATCTCCTACCCCACCCTTGGGCTGGTACGGGTCACGTTGTGTACAATGGTTCCCTCTACTACAACAAATACCAGAGTAACATAATCATCAAGTACCACTTCCGATCCCGAAGCATCCTGGTGCAGCGCAGCCTTAGCGGTGCGGGATACAACAACACCTTTCCTTACTCCTGGGGTGGATCATCCGACATCGACCTCATGGCCGACGAGAACGGGCTATGGGCAGTCTACACCACCATTCCCAATGCTGGAAACATCGTCATTAGCCGTCTGGAGCCACAAAGCCTAGAAGTGCTTCAGACGTGGGACACAGGCTTCCCTAAACGGAGCGCTGGCGAGTCATTCATGATCTGCGGCACTCTCTACGTCACCAACTCCCACCTGGCCGGTGCTAAGATCTACTTCGCATACTACACCAACACCTCAACCTATGAGTACACAGACATCCCCTTCCATAACCAATACTCCCACATTTCCATGATGGACTACAACCCCCGAGAAAGAGTGCTCTACACTTGGAACAACGGACATCAAGTCCTTTACAATGTCACATTGTTCCAGGTCATCAAAACCTCTGAGGACTAG
- the LOC132149448 gene encoding noelin-2-like isoform X1: MSVPLLKIGAVLSTMAMVTNWMSQTLPSLVGLNGTTISRAGTTERIVSALYPSPEEGWQIYSSAQDADGKCICTVVAPAQNMCNRDPRSRQLRQLMEKVQNITQSMEVLDLRTYRDLQYVRDTENLMKTVDGKLKTASENARSLNPKSFQELKDKVTQLLPLLPVLEQYKADARMILRLREEVRNLSLVLMAIQEEMGAYDYEELRQRVLLLETRLHSCMQKLGCGKLTGVSNPITVRASGSRFGSWMTDTMIPSSDNRVWSMDGYFKGRRVLEYRTMNDFMKGQNFVQHLLPHPWAGTGHVVYNGSLYYNKYQSNIIIKYHFRSRSILVQRSLSGAGYNNTFPYSWGGSSDIDLMADENGLWAVYTTIPNAGNIVISRLEPQSLEVLQTWDTGFPKRSAGESFMICGTLYVTNSHLAGAKIYFAYYTNTSTYEYTDIPFHNQYSHISMMDYNPRERVLYTWNNGHQVLYNVTLFQVIKTSED, translated from the exons GCCCTGTATCCGAGCCCAGAGGAGGGCTGGCAGATCTACAGCTCGGCACAGGATGCAGATGGGAAATGTATCTGCACAGTTGTGGCTCCAGCACAGAACATGTGTAATCGAGACCCACGCAGCAGACAGCTCCGTCAGCTTATGGAGAAG GTTCAGAATATCACTCAATCCATGGAGGTGCTAGATCTGAGGACATACAGAGACCTGCAGTATGTGAGAGACACAGAGAACCTCATGAAAACAGTGGACGGCAAACTGAAGACTGCCTCTGAAAATGCACGCAGCCTCAACCCCAAGAGTTTTCAG GAGTTAAAGGACAAGGTTACTCAGCTGCTTCCCCTGCTGCCAGTGCTGGAGCAGTACAAGGCAGATGCAAGAATGATCCTTCGGCTGAGGGAGGAGGTGAGGAATCTGTCTCTGGTACTAATGGCAATTCAAGAGGAAATGGGAGCCTATGACTACGAGGAGCTCAGGCAGCGAGTGCTACTACTGGAGACTCGTCTTCACTCATGCATGCAGAAACTCG GTTGCGGCAAGCTAACTGGCGTAAGTAACCCCATCACTGTCCGCGCCTCAGGGTCAAGGTTCGGCTCCTGGATGACTGACACAATGATCCCCAGCTCCGATAATAGG GTATGGTCAATGGACGGTTACTTTAAGGGACGCCGTGTGCTGGAGTATCGCACAATGAATGACTTCATGAAGGGCCAGAACTTTGTGCAGCATCTCCTACCCCACCCTTGGGCTGGTACGGGTCACGTTGTGTACAATGGTTCCCTCTACTACAACAAATACCAGAGTAACATAATCATCAAGTACCACTTCCGATCCCGAAGCATCCTGGTGCAGCGCAGCCTTAGCGGTGCGGGATACAACAACACCTTTCCTTACTCCTGGGGTGGATCATCCGACATCGACCTCATGGCCGACGAGAACGGGCTATGGGCAGTCTACACCACCATTCCCAATGCTGGAAACATCGTCATTAGCCGTCTGGAGCCACAAAGCCTAGAAGTGCTTCAGACGTGGGACACAGGCTTCCCTAAACGGAGCGCTGGCGAGTCATTCATGATCTGCGGCACTCTCTACGTCACCAACTCCCACCTGGCCGGTGCTAAGATCTACTTCGCATACTACACCAACACCTCAACCTATGAGTACACAGACATCCCCTTCCATAACCAATACTCCCACATTTCCATGATGGACTACAACCCCCGAGAAAGAGTGCTCTACACTTGGAACAACGGACATCAAGTCCTTTACAATGTCACATTGTTCCAGGTCATCAAAACCTCTGAGGACTAG